A region of the Fusobacteria bacterium ZRK30 genome:
CAGTCTAAGTTATTTAAACTAGATCAGCATCTGACTACTCTGGGAACAGAAAATGAAAAAGGTACCGGTTTAGGTCTTATCATCACAAAGGAATTCATCCACCTTAACAGAGGAAGTCTGGGAGTGGATTCTATTAAAGATCAGGGAACGACTTTTATTCTCAAACTCCCTGCATATAAAGAAATATAAAAATTAAAAGTATTACGTGCAACTAGTTATTCAAAGAAAGGTATAAAGATGAAATATAATAAAATTAAAAATATAGATAAAGAAATATCTCTTTTGGGTTTTGGCTGCTGGGCTCTATCCAAACACGGATGGAAAGATGTTAACCAGGAAGAAGCTATTAAAACTCTGGAGAGGAGTATTGAACTAGGTGTAAACTTTTTTGATACTGCACCAATCTACGGATTTGGGAAATCAGAGGAGATCCTAGGCGAAGTTACAAAGAGTATTCGTAAAGATATAGTTATAGCCAGTAAATTTGGTCTTCGATGGAATGAATGGGGACATGTTACCCATGATATATCCAGAGATTCAATTTTGTTTGAAATAGAAGCTACTCTAAAGAGGTTAAAGACCGACTATATCGACCTCTACCAAGTTCACTACTTAGACAACAAAACATCATTAGAGGCAGTATTTGGGACTCTCAGCGAGTTAAAAGAACAGAACGTAATAAAAGGTGTAGGCGTATCTAATTTTAAGCTGGAGGATCTGAGACAGGCGTCCAATATATGTGATATCAGTAGTATTCAAAATCAATATAATATGTTACAAACCAATGATGAAAAAGATATCCTGCCTTTTTGTCAAAGTAACGATATTGGATATATCTCTTACAGTACTCTAGCTCAAGGGTTACTGTCAGAGAAAGTAAAAAAAGGATATAAATTTGCCAAAATGGATATAAGGAAATTTAATGACTTATTTCATGACAGGGAAACCTTTGATAGAATCGAAACCTTGAAATCCCCTGATAAACCTCTGATAGAAAGTGCTTTTGAGTATGTTATGAAACAAGAACCTCTCAAATCTATCTTAGTCAGCACCACAAAGGTTAAAAATTTAGAAGAAAATATAAGGCTGATAAAAAAATTAAGCAATAGGTAATAAAATAAAAAGCAGAAATTAGAATTATCTAATCTCTGCTTTTTATTTAAATTATATTTGGAAATTAATGCTCAAATAACATGTGAGGCTACTTTTTTACAAACTTAGCCAATACACCATTTACAAATTCATGTGATGTTGCATCCCCATAAATTTTAGCTAATTCGATAATCTCATTCAATACAATTTCAAAACCAGTTTCTTCGTACATCAATTCATATACACCAAATCTAAGTAATGATCTCTCTACATTTCCTACAGTTTCTAACGACCATTCATCCATCTTTTCAGCTATCTCTTGGTTTATAGTACCATAGTGTTTGTCTATTCCTGCTGCAAATTCTTTAATGAATTCCACTTCTGTTTTAGTCAAAGTAAGTTCTTCAACGTTGTTAGAAGTTTCTTCATCTTCCGATATTTCCACTCTTCTGTTCCCATCTTCTAAAAATTCTTCCAATCTTTCTAATGGTGTTACCTTGTTCATGTCAGCTTCAAATAAAAGCTTGAATAACTCTTCTCTTGCGATCTTTCTACTCATAATTTTCCCTTCCTATTCTTCTTTTAATCTATTAATCAATATTTTTTTTAGCTTTTTAATATTTTCCTTATCTCCAAAGATAGACCCCAATAAAGTTGTCAACATAACTACTATCATAGGTATAATACCATGGGTTATAAAGATATAACCAAAAGCAAATCCCATCAGTCCACCTATATATTTTTTACTATTTATTGCTAATCTTTCTATCAATTCCTCTAACATAATTAATCACCTCTTCCATTATTAGATTTATCTTTAATTAACTTAGTTACTCTAAGTTCAATTTCTGTAATACTCAAATCTAAATAACTTTCAATCCGATCTTTAATATCTTGCTGGATCAAATTAAGGTCATCTGAAAGGGACTGACTAGACATTATATCAATAGATACAAAAATTTTCAATTTTTTTCCATTAGTTTTATTTTTTACTTTTAAATTTCTAACTTTTGGATGCTCTCCTACCACTTCTTTCACTATATTATTTACAGAATTTGAAGATATTTTTAACATTCCATTAGGAGTTTTCATCCTTAATTCTTTTGGTCTTTCAAAAAGATTAATCAATTTTTCTACAAATAGTAATAGATAAACAAGTGATATTCCTGCTACAGCACCTCTGGTTATCAGGCTGTTAAAATCCAATATCTCTAAGTATGCCGGAAACATCCCTATATATATCCCAAGTACAGCCAGGATGAAGATCCCTATCCAAGCTATTCCAAAAATAAATTTCATAAACATATCCATTCCCCCAAATTTAAACCTTAAAAATATAAGAGGCGTATAACGCCTCTAGTCTAATATTACTTCTTCTTTTGAAATTTCTTTCACCTTAACATCCTGAATATAGACATTTACTTCTACAACTTTAAGACCAGTCAATTCTGTAATATTTTTAATTATATTTTCCTGTACATTAGTAGCTACTACTGGGATTGGAAAACCATACTCTACAACTATATGTACATCTACACTACACTCTTTCTCTCCTACTTCAACCTTTACTCCCTTAGTCATCTTATTGATACCTAAGATCTTATTCACTTCATCAGTTACTCCACTTGTCATCTTGTAGATTCCATCCACTTCTATTGTTGCTTTTGCTGCTATTACCTTTACTACGTCATCAGCTATTTTAATGTTTCCTAATTCAGACATCTGTCCACCTCCAAAATTATCTTACACTTATAAACAGTTACACTTATAGTATATCATTTTTTTTATCATTTCCTATCTTTTTTATTAATATATACTAAATTAAATTTTGATTTTATTATTTTAAGGAAAAAGGAGGACCATATCCTCCTTTTAAATTTTTATCCCTTTAAATATTCAGGAAAATTTTTCTCTATAAAGTTAGTTGAATAATTTCCACTTTTAAACTCTTCATTTTCTAATACTTTTTCATGGAATTTAATAGTAGTTTCTACTCCCTCTATCTTGTACTCTTCCAGTGCTCTCTTCATTCTGATGATAGCTTCCTCTCTGTCTACCCCATGAACTATTAATTTTCCGATCATAGAATCGTAATATGGCGGTATGCTATAACCTTGGTATGAATGAGAGTCTACTCTAACTCCTATTCCACCTGGAACGATATATCTTTCCAACGTTCCTGCTGAAGGCATAAATCCATTTTCCGGGTCCTCTGCATTTATTCTACACTCAATAGAGTGCCCATGAAGTTCTATGTCTGATTGTTTCACATGGAGTTCATGACCTGATGCTACAATTATTTGAGCTTTAATTATATCAAAACCTGTAATAGCTTCAGTAACAGTATGCTCAACTTGTACCCTTGTATTCATCTCCATAAAGAAAAAGTCATTATTTACATCTACTAAAAATTCCAAAGTTCCAACAGAATCATAGTTTATGGCCTTAGCTAATTTTACAGCTGCTTCCCCCATCTTTACCCTTACATCTTCCGGTAAAGTAGCTGATGGTGCTTCCTCAACTAATTTTTGATGTCTTCTTTGAATAGAGCAGTCTCTTTCTCCTAAATGAACTACATTTCCAAATTTATCTCCTACAATCTGAATCTCTATATGTCTTGGATTTTCTACATATTTTTCCACGTAACAATCTGGATTTCCGAATGCTGCATCGGCTTCATTTTGAGCTGCTCTAAAATTCACTGCAAACTCATCATCATCTCTAGCTATTCTCATCCCTTTTCCACCACCACCGGCAGTGGCTTTTATCATTACCGGGTAACCTATCTTCTCATGAACTACCTTTTTAGCATCTTCCATTTTATGTATTATTCCAGTTCCATTAGTAAGAGGTACTCCATTTTCTACTGCTGTGGCACGAGCTGTAGCTTTATCTCCCATGTTGTTGATACACTCTGGACTAGGTCCTATAAATACTATTCCATGTCTTTTGCAGATCTTTGCAAAGTCAGCATTTTCAGCTAAAAATCCATATCCTGGATGGATAGCTTCTGCACCTGTAGCCTCTGCTGCTGCGATTATATTTGGTATTTTTAAATATGATTCAGTACTCATTGCAGGCCCTATACAAATAGCTTCATCTGCTAAGGTTACATGCAAACTATCTTTATCTGCAGCAGAATATACAGCAACTGTCTTTATTTCTAACTCCTTTGCTGCTCTGATTATTCTAACTGCTATCTCTCCACGGTTAGCGATTAATATCTTCTTAAACATCTTTTTTCCTCCTAATTATTCTCCTATTTTAACCAATACTTTTCCGTATTCGGCAACCTCTCCATTTTTTACTAAAATCTCTTTTATTTCCCCATCAAATTCACTTTTTATATCTGTTTTAATACCTATTGCTTCTACATAACCAACTTTTTGACCTTTTTTTACAGTCATTCCTACTGTAATCATAGGTTTTTCATCTTTATCTATATAGTAAAATCTTCCTACACTTTCAGATATTATCTCTTTTACTTCTTCTGCCGCAGCTACTTCTTCGGCTGCTTCTTCTATTTCTTCTACCTCTTCTACTATACTTCCCCCTAATACTAACTTAGGCTTCTTTATAAGAAGTTTAAAATCTTTTTCCTCTATAGATATCTCTGTAAGTTGTGACTCACCTATTACTTTTATTATCTCATTGATAGTATTCATATCGTTTTTCATCTTGCCTCCCCATAATCTCATTTAGTCGCTCTAAATTTTAACACATATAATATCTTCTTTCAAGAAATAAAATACACCTGTTATTTAATCTTCATTTTATCAATTCCCAGGAGTTCTGCTACCTGATGGATAAATTCTGAGCTAGGTTCTACTTTATATTTTTCTCCTAACTCTACCACTCTGTTCCCGTCTTTTTCCCTAAGTGCAATGTAGACCTTATGCTTTCCCCTGTGATTCAATAATATCTGCTTTAATTTGGGCAGCTTTATCTTGGTTTCTTCATCCACTAATATATATACCTTAAAACTTGGCACTTCTACTATATCTTCTAAATATTTCACTTCTCTCACAACTATCTTTTTTTCTTCGTTTCCACCAAAAAAGTCCAGCTGTACACTGCCCTCTAAATATACAGTATTTCCCTCTACAAGGTAGTTGGACAACTTGTCAAATTCATTAGGGAATACAGTACAGCTAACTGTTCCAAAGTGATCCTCTAAAGTAAATACAGCCATCATCTGTTTATTTTTTTTAGTTATTATCTTTTTTATCCCGCTGATTATTCCGCAAGTCCTTACATGATGTGGTCTGTCGACTTTTAATTCCACCAATTTATCCAGTTCATAGACATTTAGCAGTTCATTGTATTTATCCAATGGATGCCCGGTAAAGTAAAATCCAAGGTACTCCTTTTCTCCCTTTAGAATATTTTCTATCTTATATTCTTCCATAGTTCCCATGGTAAAACTCTCTATAGTAGCACGAGCTTCCCCAAACAGGTTCATCTGCTGAATCTCGTCTTCCTTGGCTACACGAGCTGCATAGACCAAAGATTTTTCTATACAACTATATTTTTCCCTTCTATTCCCTGGTAGATTATCCAATGTCCCTGATAATACCAGTGCTTCCAAAGCTTTTTTATTCATCCCTATCTTCTTGGTCCGAACAACAAAATCTTCAAAAGTTTTATACATACCAAACTCTTCTATATCTTTACTGAGTTTATCTATTATTCCTTCACCTAAGTTTTTTATGGCAGACATACCAAATCTGATCTGATCCCCATCCACTATAAATTTATTGTTAACTTTATTTATATCAGGCAAGCCTACATCTATCCCATGACTTTTAGCATCATCTATATAGATAGCCAGCTTATCGTTATTACCACGTTCAGAGGTCATAAGAGCCGCATAGTAGTATTTCGAATAGTACTCCTTAAAGTACGCTGTCCAATAAGCTATAAGTCCATAAGCTGCCGAATGAGACTTGTTAAATCCATACCCGGCAAATTTATCTATAAGATAGAAAACATTTTCTGCCACCTTTTTTTCATATCCGTTTTTTACTGATCTTTCGATAAAGGTCAGTCTATTCTCTTCCATCAGTTCTGCTATCTTCTTTCCCATGGCACGACGAAGGAGATCAGCTTCCCCTAAGGAATAATTTGCCATAATAGAAGCTATCTTCATTACCTGTTCCTGGTATAATATTACTCCATATGTTTCCTTCAATACCTCTTCCAGACTTTCATGAGGATATTTAGCATCCTTCAATCCATTTTTTACACCTATATAATCGTCTACCATACCCGATCCCAGAGGCCCCGGCCGATATAGGGCTAAAACTGCAATAACATCATCAAAATTATTAGGTTTTAATTTTTTCAATAACTTTCTTACCCCTCTGGATTCCAATTGAAATACTCCTAAAGTATCTCCCCTTTGGAGTGCATCATATACAAGTGGGGCATCTAACGGGACATCACTGAGTTCTATTTTTATCCCCACTCCATCCTCTATATAATCTATAGTTCTTTGAAGTATCGTCAGATTCCGCAATCCCAAGAAATCCATTTTTAATAAACCCAAATCCTCTAACTCTTTCATTTGATATTGGGTACAGACCTGTTCACCTTTAGAATCGGAATATAGCGGCACATCATTGGTCAGAGGATTTTTAGTTATCACTACACCTGCTGCATGAACAGAAGCATGCCTTACCTTATTTTCCAATCCTCTGGATATATCTATTATTTTTTTAGACTCGTCATCTGTATCATAGGCTCTTTTAAACTCACCTATATCACGAATAGCTCTATCTATTGTATAAAACTGGGGGATTAATTTGGCCAATTTATCGACCTTGTAAAGAGGTATATTTAAAGCCCTTCCTACATCTCTTATGGCAGCTCTGGCCTTCATCGTTCCAAAAGTAATTATCTGAGCTACTCTGTCTCTGCCATATTTTTTCCCTACATATTCTATGAGTTCATGCCGTCTTTCCTGGCATATATCTATATCTATATCTGGCATAGATATCCGTTCAGGATTGAGAAATCTTTCAAATATAAGGTTATACTTTATGGGATCCAATTCTGTTATCCCAAGGGTATAAGCGACCATACTACCTGCAGCAGATCCCCTTCCGGGACCTATAGGTATATTCTGTCTTTTAGCATAATCTATGAAATCCCAGACAACAACAAAGTACTCCTCATACCCCATTCTGCTTATGATCTCCAGTTCATACTCTACTCTTTCTATGGCCTTTTCCTCTACTCCATTGGGATACCTTTTATCCAATCCATCATAGACTAATTTTCTAAGATACTCATGTACACCTTTAAATTCTTTTTCGACTTCATATTCCGGGAATTTAAATTTACCAAATTCAATCTCTAAGTTACATTTTTCCGCTATCTTTACTGTATTTTCCAGGGCACCTTCATATTTTCCTAATTTTTCTACCAATTGATCCCTGCTTTTCATAAATAATTCAGTGGTATGGATTCTCATCCTCTTCTCATCATCTACCTTGCTTCCTGTCTGTATACAGATCAGGACATCCTGTAACCCATGCTGTCCATAATGAGCGTAGTGAACATCGTTTGTTCCCACTACTTGAAGATCATATTCCTTTGCCACCTCATATAATTTATCGTTCATAGGGTATTGTTCAGGAATTCCATTATCCTGTAACTCTATATAAAAATCTTCCCTTCCAAATATATCTATATAGGAATTTACAACATCCCCTAACTCCTCAGCAGTTTTTTCATCTGTGATGCCATGGGCTATCTCCCCCTGCATACAGGCTGATAATCCTATGAGTCCCTCACTATATTTTTTCAAAACAATTTTATCTATCCTGGGCTTATAGTAAAATCCCTCTAAGTACCCTATAGATGATAGTTTCATAAGGTTTTTATAACCTACTTCATTTTTAGCTAAAAGTACCAGATGATAGGTTGTTTTTTCCTTTTCTTCCATAGAGCCCAAGCTTATATATGCTTCCATTCCTAAGATTGGTTTTATCCCTCTTTTTCGTGCTTTCTTATAAAATTCTATGGCACCAAACATATTTCCATGATCGGTAATTGCCACACTATCCATCTTTAGTTCCAGAGCACGATCCAGATACTCATCTATCTTCCCCACTCCGTCTAGGAGGCTATATTCTGTATGTAGGTGTAGATGCACAAATTTATTTTTCATAGTTCCCTCCCTTTCTGCTGTTAGTAGTTATGACTTTTTTACTATTTATTAATTAAATAATCATTATTCATTCTCTTTTATAATCTTATTTTAGCACATTTTTTCTAGGGTTTCCTAAAAAACCTTAATTTTTTTATCAATTAAAAAATCCTCCTACAAAACTAAATCACTTTAGATCGTAGGAGGTTTCAATTTTTATTTTATCTTTCCTAAAATGTCTCTTACTGCTAATATTCCCATTACTGCTGCGATATTTAATCCACTTCCATAACCTGAGCTATCTCCTACTGAGTAAAGACCCTTTACAGTCGTTTCCATATTTGAATCGATAGTCATCCTTGTACTTCTAAACTTGATCTCTGGGAAATATAACAATAGATCGTTAGATGCAAATCCAGGAGTTACCTTATCATGTACTTCTATAAATTCCATGATGTTATCTAAAATTCTCTTTGGACAAGCCAATGAAATATCTCCTGCTACGTAATCTTCCGTTGTAGGTTCTATATTCAATCTAGACATTCTCTCCTCTGTAGATCTTCTACCTGCTTTTAGATCCCCATATGACTGGCATAATACCTTTCCACCTGTTAGCATAGTGGACATCTTAGCAATAGAAGCTGCATATTCAAAGGGCTGATTAAATGGCTCTGTAAATGATTTAGTACATAACAATGCTAAGTTTGTATTAGTTGATTTTTTATTCTTATATGCATGACCATTAGCCAGCATAATATTATCACTATGCTTTTCTACAGCTATAAATCCACTGGGATTACTACAGAAAGTTCTCATCTTATCATTGTATTTTTTTGTGTAAAATACCATCTTTGCTTCATAGAAATTTTTGTTGATAGTTTTCATTACTACATCAGGGATCTCTACCCTTACACCGATATCTACCGATCCTGCACTATATCCTATCCCATGTTTTTGGCACATTTTCATCATTTGCTTAGCTCCACTTCTACCTAGAGCTGTTATGATTTTATCACTATAAAAAGTTTTTTCCCCTTCTTTAGTCTCAATAACTGCACCTTTTACCTTCCCATCTTCAATTATTAAATCTTTAAAATCTGAATTTGAGCTAAATTCTACACCTTTTTCTAAAAGAGTATTTATTAATTTAGAGTATAATTCTCTAGAACCATCAGTTCCTAAATGCATAGTAGGGGTATCTACTAATTGAATATCGTTTTCAATACACCTTCTCTTTATTAATTCCATCTCATCATTATAAACTAACCCTGTAGGCTCATCATCAAATCCAAAATTTTTATAGATGTCCGCAACATACTGAATAGTCTCATTAACTAAAGTTTTACTAGTTATAGTATGTACGTCTCCTCCTACCCTGTAGTCCATATTAAATTTTGAATCCGAATAAGCTCCTGCTCCACTCACACCATAAATGATAGCACAAGTAGGACATTTTACACATCTACCTAGCTTCTCTTTAGGACATACTCTTTTATCCAACATTTGACCCTTATCTATCACCATTATCTTAAGGTTTGGATTTTTATTGATAGCTTCATATGCTCCAAAGACACTAGCTTGTCCACCACCAGCAAATATAATATCATATTTCATTTTATACCTCCTAAAAATTAAAAAAATCTAAGTATATACATCTATATTAGTATACACTTAGATTATGTTTTATGTTTTCAAAGTTGCAAGTATCTATCTCATATTTTAACATGAGATTATTTAAACCTATATAGTTTAAATCCAATACTTTGTTCTTCATTTGTTTTTCTCCTAAACTTATCTTATTTTTTAAGCAGTGAATATTTTATCATTTTTTATACTTTTCTACAAGGATTTTTTTTATTTAAGAGATCTGAATAGACAGATTATTCTAATCTATATAAATAAAAAATACTGAATACTATATTACTTTTTATTTATATACATAGGTCATATTTTTACCATTCTTTTTAGCAATATATAATGCTTTATCCGCTTGATTTATAAATTCTTTTTTTTCAATAAATCTCGTAGGTATAACACTGGAAACCCCTATACTGATAGTTACAAATCTAGAGGTGTCTACCCCTTCATTGAGTATCTGTAACCCCTCTACATTTTTTCTTATTTCCTCTGCAATTAACTCTGCTCCTTCAGAATCAGTTTCCGGCAGCAATACTATAAATTCCTCCCCACCTAATCGTGCAACTTCATCAGTTATTCTTCTCAATGTTTTCTCAATTATTTTAGCAACATCTTTTAGACACTCATCTCCTTTAAGATGACCATAGGTATCATTAAAGTTTTTAAAATTATCTATATCAATCATCAATGCTGAAAAAGATCCATTGCTTCTAATGGTTCTAGCCCACTCTAAATTAAACATCTCCTCAAAGGCTCTTCTATTAAAGACTCCTGTCAATTCATCAATTCTTACAAGATGATTAAGTTTTTTTTCTACCAATTCCAGTTGGGTTATCTTTTCTTCTAATGCTCTTGTTTTTTCTTCAATTATTTTCGTCTGTTCATTGAGTTTAACAAATACCTTTACTTTACTTTTTAAAATTTCATTACTTATTGGTTTATATAGATAATCAACCGCTCCTAATTCATAGCCCTTAAATATGTATTCTTCCTCTTTATTGATAGCCGTAATAAAAATAATCGGGATATCCCTTGTTTTATTATTAGCTCTCATCAATTCAGCAACCTCAAATCCATTCATTCCAGGCATCTGAACATCTAAAAGAACAATATCAATTTTTCTTTTTAATAATATTTTTAGAGCATCATTTCCATTAGAAGCAGTCAGTATATTTAGATTTTCACCTTCCAAGATCGCTTCCAATGAAATTAGGTTTGCCCTAGTATCATCTACAATAAGTATATTAGTGCTATAGTTACTCACAGTTGTTTCCTCCTAATTTTTTTATGTACCTATTAATCGAATCTAAGCTCATAAGTTTACATGCGGGAATATATTTTAACGCCGATCGTGGCATAATATCAAAATAGGCTTCTTCGGGATCTTGTACAATGCATTCTCCGCCTAATTTTTCGATTTTTCTAAGTCCTAAAGCACCATCTGAATTAGCTCCAGTCAAGATTATCCCCAAGAGGTCATCTGTATATACCTCTGCTGCAGATTCAAAAAGTATGTCGATAGATGGCCTTGAATAATTAACTTTTTCTTCTACTGATAAAGAAAAAGTATAATCATCTTCAATGGACAGGTGGTAATTTGAAGGAGCAAAATAAATAACACCATTTTTTATATCCTCTTTATCCTCAGCTTCTTTTATTGTCAGTCTGTTCAACCCTTCATATATCTTTGAAAATCCATCTGTTCTTTCCTTGACATGGATAACAATAATTATAGGCAGTTCTATTATTGGCTCTATATCTTTCAATACAACTTTTAATGCTTCTACTCCCCCTGCAGAAGTCCCTATTACAATGGCTTTATATCTCATATTAACACCCTATCTTCTTTTTGTAAATTTTTGTAGTAACAGTAATACTTTCAAATTTTTCATTTACACTGGTAAATCTTAGGTTTTCTTTAGACCCGATACCGATCATCCCTCCCGGTATCAAACTTTCTTCAAATAACTCTAGAACCTGATTTTGTAATTCCTTATTAAAGTATATCAATACATTTCTACAGATGACTAAATTAGCATCAATAAAAGTTTTATCGATCACCAGATTATGTTCTAAAAATGTTACATTTTTCAATAAATCCTGATCAAATATAGCATGATCATATTTTGCAACATAATAGTCTGAAAAAGATTTTTTTCCTCCTGCTTCCTGATAGTTTTTTGTCCATTTTTTTACATCTTCTATTGTATAAATCCCCTCTTTTGCAATATCCAGTACCTTTTTGTTTATATCTGTTGCATATATATTTACCCTATTTAACAGCCCTTCCTCCTTTAATAAAATTGCCATAGAGATAACTTCTTCACCGGTAGAGCAACCAGCATGCCATATATTTATAGATGGGTATGTTTTCAAAAGGGGAATAACATCTTCCCGTAAATCTTTAAAAAATTTGGGAAACCTGAACATCTCCGTTACATTTATAGACAGGTCTAATAATATTTGTTTTAACACCTCTCTATCATAGAGAATCCTTTCTGTTAATTGAGTTATAGTTTTTAAGTTATCTAATTTAACTCTTCTTAATATCCTTCTTTTTAAATGACTTTTTGTATAATTTTTAAAATCATAACCATATCTTGAATAGATGGCTTCAATTAATAATTGTAATTCTATATTCTCTATTTCCAATAATTCTTTTTCATTCATAATTTACAACCAAACCCTGAGTAAAGACAATAATTTATTTGTTTCAATTGGTTTAGAAAGATATTCATTGGCTCCAGCTTCAAGACATGAATCTCTATCACCTTTCATAGCTTTTGCTGTCAAAGCAATAATAGATAGTTCTTTAAATTCATTCATTTTTCTTATCTCTCTAATAGCTTCATATCCATCCATAACCGGCATCATAATATCCATTAAAACTAAATCTATTTTTTCCATATCCTTTAATTTTTCCAATGCTTCAATTCCATCGTTAGCTATTTCTACATCAATACCATTCATCTCTAAAATACTAGATAATGCAAATACATTCCGCATATCATCATCTACAACTAATATTTTTTTGTCTTTAAATATTTCATCGTCATTACTTGTTACAACATTCTTATGTTTTTTTACATTATGAACAAATAGTTTGATCTCATCTAATAATCTCTGGCTTGATCTGTCTCCCTTAATAATAATATTTTCTACTTTATTTCTTAATTTTTTTTCTTCATCCATACAAATTTCTTTACCTGTATAAACTATTATTGGAATATTTGAAAAGTTTTCATCTTCTTTGAGTCTTTCTATAAATTCAAAATCATTATAATCTAACAGTCCTAAATCCAATATCAACAGATCTACACTATTTTCAGTTAGAACTTCTAACGCATCTTCTCCCGATGTACTAGATAAAATTTCAATATCTTTATAATCATGCTTTATTAATTCTGTAAGTGCATCGTTCTGTATTTTATCATCTTCAACTACTAAGATCTTATTAATTTTATACCCATTTAACCCTGCCCCTTCTAATATATTTTCAATTTGAGTTTTACTTACAGGTTTTTTTAAAAATTCAACATCTTTTTCAAACATACTTTTTTCATAATCGCCACCACTAATGATATTAACAGGAATATTCTTTGTTCTTTTGTTATTCTTCAATCTTTCCAGTACTTCTAAACCATCAATTTTTGGCAGTCCTATATCCAATATAATTCCTGTAGGCATATAATAATCCGCGAGATATAACCCTATTTCTCCAGTTTCAGCAACAATCACTTTAAAGTTTTTTGCTCTACTAATATCCATTATGACCTTTGCAAAATTTGGATCATCATCAATAATGAGTAATATTTTATCATTGTCATTGATGTCATGCCTATCATCTAATACATAAGGAACTTCAAAAGGTTTTTTAAATAGTTTTTCCCCCTCTTCCTTAT
Encoded here:
- a CDS encoding protein-glutamate O-methyltransferase CheR, which encodes MNEKELLEIENIELQLLIEAIYSRYGYDFKNYTKSHLKRRILRRVKLDNLKTITQLTERILYDREVLKQILLDLSINVTEMFRFPKFFKDLREDVIPLLKTYPSINIWHAGCSTGEEVISMAILLKEEGLLNRVNIYATDINKKVLDIAKEGIYTIEDVKKWTKNYQEAGGKKSFSDYYVAKYDHAIFDQDLLKNVTFLEHNLVIDKTFIDANLVICRNVLIYFNKELQNQVLELFEESLIPGGMIGIGSKENLRFTSVNEKFESITVTTKIYKKKIGC